The proteins below are encoded in one region of Enhydrobacter sp.:
- a CDS encoding acyl-CoA dehydrogenase yields MKSAARGIAADAKPFDWEDPFFLDDQLTEEEIAIRDAARDYCQDKLMPRVLEANRHEKFHREIMNEMGALGLLGSTLPEKYGCAAANYTTYGLVAREVERVDSGYRSAMSVQSSLVMHPIYAYGTEEQRMKYLPRLATGEWVGCFGLTEPDHGSDPGSMKTRATTAPGGYKLSGSKMWITNSPIADVLVVWAKLDGGAIRGFILERDFKGIETPKIEGKFSLRASVTGAIMLDEVFVPAENMLPNVSGLGGPFGCLNNARYGIAWGAMGAAEFCWKQARDYTLERKQFGRPLAANQLIQKKLADMQTEIALGLQACLRVGRLKDKGHAQPEMISLIKRNNCGKALDIARVARDMHGGNGVSDEYHVIRHAMNLEAVNTYEGTHDVHALILGRAITGIQAFTAAG; encoded by the coding sequence ATGAAAAGCGCCGCGCGAGGCATCGCCGCCGACGCCAAGCCGTTCGATTGGGAGGACCCCTTCTTTCTCGACGACCAGCTCACCGAGGAGGAGATCGCGATCCGCGACGCCGCGCGCGACTATTGCCAGGACAAGCTGATGCCGCGCGTGCTGGAGGCCAACCGGCACGAAAAGTTCCATCGCGAGATCATGAACGAGATGGGCGCGCTCGGCCTCCTGGGCTCGACCCTGCCCGAGAAATACGGCTGCGCCGCCGCCAACTACACGACCTACGGCCTGGTGGCGCGCGAGGTCGAGCGCGTCGATTCGGGCTACCGCTCGGCCATGAGCGTGCAGTCGTCGCTGGTCATGCATCCGATCTACGCCTACGGAACCGAAGAGCAGCGGATGAAGTACCTGCCGAGGCTCGCGACCGGCGAGTGGGTGGGCTGCTTCGGCCTCACCGAGCCCGACCATGGCTCCGACCCCGGCAGCATGAAGACACGCGCCACGACGGCGCCGGGCGGCTACAAGCTCTCGGGCTCCAAGATGTGGATCACCAACTCGCCGATCGCCGATGTGCTGGTCGTGTGGGCCAAGCTCGACGGCGGCGCGATTCGCGGCTTCATCCTCGAGCGCGACTTCAAGGGCATCGAGACGCCGAAGATCGAGGGCAAGTTCAGCCTGCGCGCCTCGGTGACGGGCGCCATCATGCTCGACGAGGTATTCGTGCCGGCGGAGAACATGCTGCCCAACGTCTCCGGCCTCGGCGGCCCGTTCGGCTGCCTCAACAACGCCCGCTACGGCATCGCCTGGGGCGCCATGGGCGCGGCCGAGTTCTGCTGGAAGCAGGCGCGCGACTACACGCTGGAGCGCAAGCAGTTCGGCCGGCCGCTCGCCGCCAACCAGCTCATCCAGAAGAAGCTCGCCGACATGCAGACCGAGATCGCGCTCGGCCTGCAGGCCTGCCTGCGCGTCGGCCGGCTCAAGGACAAGGGTCATGCGCAGCCCGAGATGATCTCGCTGATCAAGCGCAACAACTGCGGCAAGGCGCTCGACATCGCCCGCGTCGCGCGCGACATGCACGGCGGCAACGGCGTGTCCGACGAATATCATGTGATCCGCCATGCCATGAATCTCGAAGCGGTGAACACCTATGAGGGCACGCACGACGTGCATGCCCTGATCCTCGGGCGCGCCATCACCGGCATCCAGGCCTTCACCGCGGCAGGCTGA
- a CDS encoding sugar phosphate isomerase/epimerase family protein, translating into MRLSLCNEVIRELAFDRQCALAAGLGYAGLEIAPFTLGDDAWRMSAARRSEIRRSCTDAGVAVSGLHWLLAAPGGLSITSAGQGVWRRSVDVLLGSIDLCAELGGSYLVHGSPAQRRVVDVGDAKRAEEAWALAADRAQKSGVVYCLEPLARPECNFVNTLGEAAEVVRRLDRPAFRTMVDTLAASLMEPEPVADAIRRWMPTGLVAHIQLNDRNRRGPGQGNDRFAPVIAALRDTGYDRWVAMEPFVYEPDGPTCAARMIGYVAGLLE; encoded by the coding sequence GTGAGGCTTTCCCTGTGCAACGAGGTGATCCGCGAGCTTGCCTTCGACCGGCAATGTGCGCTCGCTGCAGGCTTGGGCTATGCCGGGCTGGAGATCGCGCCGTTCACGCTGGGGGACGATGCCTGGCGGATGTCGGCGGCCAGGCGGTCGGAAATACGCCGCTCCTGCACCGATGCGGGCGTCGCCGTCAGCGGCCTGCACTGGCTGCTGGCAGCGCCAGGGGGCCTCTCCATCACCAGTGCCGGCCAGGGCGTTTGGCGGCGGAGCGTGGACGTGCTGCTGGGGTCGATCGATCTCTGCGCCGAGCTGGGCGGCAGCTATCTCGTGCACGGCTCGCCGGCGCAGCGTCGCGTCGTCGATGTGGGCGATGCCAAGCGGGCGGAGGAGGCCTGGGCCTTGGCCGCCGACCGGGCGCAGAAGTCAGGCGTCGTCTATTGTCTCGAGCCGCTGGCCAGGCCTGAATGCAATTTCGTCAACACGCTCGGCGAGGCCGCCGAGGTCGTGCGCCGGCTCGACCGTCCCGCATTCAGGACGATGGTCGACACGCTGGCTGCGAGCCTCATGGAGCCGGAGCCGGTGGCCGATGCCATACGGCGCTGGATGCCGACGGGCCTGGTGGCCCATATCCAGCTCAACGACCGCAACCGCCGCGGTCCGGGGCAGGGAAACGACAGGTTTGCTCCGGTGATCGCGGCGCTGCGCGATACCGGCTATGACAGATGGGTGGCAATGGAGCCGTTCGTCTACGAACCCGACGGACCGACCTGCGCTGCGCGCATGATCGGCTATGTCGCCGGACTTCTGGAGTAA
- a CDS encoding sulfite exporter TauE/SafE family protein gives MDLPPPGDTAVVVAGALTAGFVNGLSGTGYSLMALGFWLHVMSPTTAAPLTALCSVSGHIQSLPRIWRGVIWKRLWPFLAAGIVGVPLGTALLGHIRLQPLKLSVGCFLILYCCWMAFVRRPPIVHGGGRLADAGIGLIGGVLGGMASMSGPAPTLWTQLRGWNMHEQRGVNQPFNMSILAAALVSAAVAGFLDRTFLIWTAITLPTTFIGARLGLLVYGRIDDRQFRWLILGLLALSGTSLILSGLG, from the coding sequence GTGGACCTGCCGCCCCCCGGCGACACGGCGGTCGTCGTCGCCGGGGCCTTGACGGCCGGCTTCGTCAACGGCCTGAGCGGCACCGGCTATTCGCTGATGGCGCTGGGCTTCTGGCTCCATGTCATGTCGCCGACGACGGCGGCGCCGCTGACCGCGCTCTGCTCGGTGAGCGGGCATATCCAGTCGCTGCCCCGCATCTGGCGCGGGGTGATCTGGAAGAGGCTCTGGCCGTTCCTGGCGGCCGGCATCGTCGGGGTGCCCCTCGGAACCGCCCTGCTGGGCCATATCCGTCTGCAGCCGCTGAAGCTTTCGGTCGGCTGCTTTCTGATCCTTTACTGCTGCTGGATGGCCTTCGTGCGACGGCCACCCATCGTCCATGGCGGGGGACGGCTGGCCGACGCCGGCATCGGGCTGATCGGCGGCGTGCTGGGCGGCATGGCGAGCATGAGCGGCCCCGCCCCGACCCTCTGGACACAACTTCGCGGCTGGAACATGCATGAGCAGCGCGGCGTCAATCAGCCTTTCAACATGTCCATCCTTGCAGCGGCACTGGTATCGGCTGCCGTGGCCGGCTTTCTCGACCGGACCTTCCTGATTTGGACTGCGATCACTTTGCCCACGACCTTCATCGGCGCCCGGCTCGGCCTGCTGGTCTACGGCCGGATCGACGACCGACAGTTCCGCTGGCTCATCCTCGGCCTGCTCGCCCTGTCGGGCACGTCGCTGATCCTCTCCGGCTTAGGCTAG
- a CDS encoding ABC transporter permease, giving the protein MTKLDAFGRRYWPTIALFIALLAVWQIAVSFSGIREYLLPSPLSVWNALWHGDVAWSQHLWVTTWEIVGAFLMAAGVGVLLGTAIAWSPMLANALVPFLVFVNTLPKVAVAPLFLIWMGYGIFPNMLMGALIGFFPVVINTAVGLSQVEADMLDLGRVFNAPQWKIFLKIRIPNALPYILSALKITATAAVVGAIVGEFVASQKGLGYVIVTTQSSMNTSVAFAALIWISVVGLVLYGIVVLLARLWAPWAEGVD; this is encoded by the coding sequence ATGACGAAACTCGACGCTTTTGGTCGCCGCTACTGGCCGACCATCGCCCTGTTCATTGCCCTCCTGGCTGTCTGGCAGATCGCCGTCAGTTTCTCGGGCATTCGGGAATATCTCCTGCCCTCGCCTTTGTCCGTCTGGAACGCGCTCTGGCACGGCGATGTCGCCTGGAGCCAGCATCTCTGGGTGACGACCTGGGAGATCGTTGGCGCCTTCCTGATGGCGGCCGGCGTCGGCGTGCTGCTGGGCACAGCCATCGCCTGGTCACCGATGCTGGCCAACGCGCTCGTACCCTTCCTCGTGTTCGTGAACACGCTGCCCAAGGTGGCGGTGGCCCCTCTCTTCCTGATCTGGATGGGCTACGGCATCTTTCCCAACATGCTGATGGGAGCGCTGATCGGCTTCTTCCCCGTGGTGATCAACACCGCCGTGGGACTGAGCCAGGTCGAAGCCGACATGCTCGACCTCGGCCGGGTGTTCAACGCGCCGCAATGGAAGATCTTCCTCAAGATCCGCATCCCCAACGCCCTGCCCTATATCCTGAGCGCGCTCAAGATCACGGCGACGGCGGCGGTGGTGGGCGCCATCGTGGGCGAGTTCGTCGCCTCGCAGAAGGGCCTCGGCTATGTCATCGTGACGACCCAGAGCAGCATGAACACGTCCGTCGCGTTCGCGGCATTGATCTGGATCTCGGTGGTGGGCCTCGTGCTCTATGGCATCGTCGTCCTGCTCGCCCGCCTCTGGGCGCCCTGGGCAGAAGGCGTGGACTGA
- the corA gene encoding magnesium/cobalt transporter CorA: MDGLVHRHTPPGTAPGLLTGRAPVADEALDFTLVEYTPERCEVLHGVEVDECQFHLRTPSHTWIDVAGRASSEMLSELGRAFNLHPLALEDVFHANQRSKLDIYDGQGFVVLNDPAYEDGEIRLRQVSIFFSKNYVISFHDHKLDIFKPVRDRLQAAGSRLRTLDVDYLVYALVDLVVDRKFPLIEALANHLELLEDEALGHPTETTLSHIHQARRALVTFHRLQWAERETILAMMRPETPVISADTRTYLRDCFDHSIAVLDLLESYREMCNGLMEVYLMQASNRMSEVMKTLAVITAFFMPLSFLAGVYGMNFDREAGNMPELGWRHGYLFFWGLTAVIVLGLLLWMRRKRWL, encoded by the coding sequence ATGGACGGACTCGTTCACCGCCACACGCCGCCCGGCACCGCGCCGGGGCTGCTGACCGGACGGGCGCCCGTCGCCGACGAGGCGCTCGATTTCACCCTGGTCGAGTACACGCCCGAGCGCTGCGAGGTGCTGCACGGGGTCGAGGTCGACGAGTGCCAGTTCCATCTCCGCACGCCCAGCCACACATGGATCGACGTGGCAGGCCGGGCGAGCTCGGAGATGCTGAGCGAGCTCGGCAGGGCCTTCAACCTTCACCCGCTGGCGCTGGAGGACGTGTTCCATGCCAACCAGAGGAGCAAGCTCGACATCTATGACGGTCAGGGCTTCGTCGTGCTCAACGATCCGGCCTACGAGGACGGCGAGATCCGGTTGCGGCAGGTGAGCATCTTCTTCAGCAAGAACTATGTGATCTCGTTCCACGATCACAAGCTCGACATCTTCAAGCCGGTGCGCGACCGCCTGCAGGCGGCAGGCTCCCGCCTGCGCACGCTGGATGTCGACTATCTGGTCTATGCGCTAGTCGACCTGGTCGTCGACCGCAAGTTCCCGTTGATCGAGGCTTTGGCCAACCACCTGGAGCTCTTGGAGGACGAGGCGCTGGGTCATCCGACGGAGACAACGCTGAGCCATATCCATCAGGCCCGGCGCGCGCTGGTCACGTTTCATCGCCTGCAGTGGGCGGAGCGCGAGACCATCCTCGCCATGATGCGCCCGGAAACGCCGGTCATCAGCGCCGACACGCGCACCTACCTGCGCGACTGCTTCGACCACTCCATTGCCGTGCTCGATCTCCTCGAGAGCTACCGCGAGATGTGCAACGGCCTGATGGAGGTCTATCTGATGCAGGCCTCGAACCGCATGTCCGAGGTGATGAAGACACTCGCGGTCATCACCGCATTCTTCATGCCCTTGTCGTTCCTCGCCGGCGTCTACGGCATGAACTTTGACCGCGAGGCCGGCAACATGCCGGAGCTGGGCTGGAGGCACGGCTATCTGTTCTTCTGGGGACTGACGGCCGTCATCGTGCTGGGGCTGCTGCTGTGGATGAGGCGCAAGCGATGGCTGTGA
- a CDS encoding ABC transporter ATP-binding protein, whose product MASALIDLDRVGMTYQAASGPVEALAGISLTVGTGEFVSLVGPSGCGKSTLLRIVAGLRPATQGTITVAGRKVDRPIADIGMVFQQPILLKWRSILDNVLLPAELAGKNAAALEPRALGLLEMAGLGGFGGRLPRELSGGMQQRASLCRALLLDPPLLLMDEPFGALDAMTRDDMALELLRIWGERDLGREARKTVLFVTHSIAEAVFLSDRVVVMSPRPGRIVADLEIDLPRPRTVEMRASEAFGRLSLDIFRTLTGREGTGTST is encoded by the coding sequence GTGGCAAGCGCGCTGATCGACCTCGACCGGGTCGGCATGACCTATCAGGCGGCGAGCGGCCCCGTCGAGGCGCTCGCCGGCATTTCGTTGACCGTGGGCACCGGCGAGTTCGTCTCGCTCGTGGGGCCCAGCGGCTGCGGCAAGTCGACCTTGCTGCGCATCGTCGCCGGCCTTCGGCCAGCCACGCAGGGCACGATCACGGTGGCCGGAAGGAAGGTCGACCGGCCGATCGCCGATATCGGCATGGTCTTCCAGCAGCCGATCCTGCTCAAATGGCGTTCCATCCTCGACAATGTCCTGCTGCCGGCGGAGCTCGCCGGCAAGAACGCGGCCGCGCTCGAGCCGCGCGCGCTCGGCCTCCTCGAGATGGCGGGGCTCGGCGGCTTCGGCGGCAGGCTGCCGCGCGAGCTGTCGGGTGGCATGCAGCAGCGCGCCTCGCTCTGTCGCGCCCTGCTGCTCGATCCCCCGCTCCTCCTGATGGACGAGCCGTTTGGCGCCCTCGACGCCATGACGCGGGACGACATGGCCCTCGAGCTGCTCAGGATCTGGGGCGAGCGCGACCTCGGGCGCGAGGCGCGCAAGACCGTGCTCTTCGTCACGCATTCCATCGCCGAGGCAGTGTTCCTGTCCGACCGCGTCGTCGTCATGTCGCCGCGTCCGGGCCGCATCGTGGCGGACCTCGAGATCGACCTGCCCCGGCCGCGCACGGTCGAGATGCGGGCGTCCGAAGCCTTCGGCCGCCTCAGCCTCGACATCTTCCGCACCCTCACCGGCCGCGAAGGAACGGGCACGTCGACTTAA
- the mmsB gene encoding 3-hydroxyisobutyrate dehydrogenase — protein sequence MAKIAFIGLGNMGGPMAANLCKAQHQVTAFDLSDAAVAAAVEKGAHKAKSAAEAVKEAEIVVTMLPAGKHVREVYEKDVLPNARKGTLLIDCSTIDVESARHVAGLAQKAGHEMIDAPVSGGVGGATAGTLTFMVGGPEASFAKARPILEKMGKNIVHAGGSGNGQAAKICNNMILGVSMIAVSESFMLAKRLGLDAQKLFEVASTASGQCWSLTNYCPVPGPVPASPANRDYQAGFTAAMMLKDLLLAQQAASAAGATTPLGAEAAQLFSLFVNSGHGAQDFSGIIRMLDGK from the coding sequence ATGGCGAAGATCGCTTTCATCGGTCTCGGCAACATGGGCGGTCCCATGGCCGCCAACCTGTGCAAGGCCCAGCACCAGGTGACCGCCTTCGATCTGTCGGACGCCGCCGTAGCCGCCGCGGTCGAGAAGGGCGCCCACAAGGCCAAGAGCGCGGCCGAGGCGGTGAAGGAGGCCGAGATCGTCGTCACCATGCTGCCGGCCGGCAAGCATGTGCGCGAGGTCTACGAGAAGGACGTCCTGCCGAACGCGAGGAAAGGCACGCTGCTGATCGATTGCTCCACCATCGACGTGGAAAGCGCCCGCCATGTCGCGGGCCTGGCACAGAAGGCGGGGCACGAGATGATCGACGCACCGGTGTCGGGCGGCGTTGGCGGCGCGACGGCGGGCACGCTCACCTTCATGGTCGGCGGCCCCGAAGCCTCCTTCGCCAAGGCGCGGCCGATCCTGGAGAAGATGGGCAAGAACATCGTCCATGCCGGTGGCAGCGGCAACGGCCAGGCGGCCAAGATCTGCAACAACATGATCCTCGGCGTATCGATGATCGCGGTCAGCGAAAGCTTCATGCTGGCCAAGCGCCTCGGGCTCGACGCCCAGAAGCTGTTCGAGGTCGCCTCGACGGCTTCCGGCCAGTGCTGGTCGCTCACCAATTACTGCCCGGTGCCGGGACCGGTGCCGGCATCGCCGGCCAACCGCGACTATCAGGCCGGCTTCACGGCAGCGATGATGCTGAAGGATCTGCTGCTCGCGCAGCAGGCGGCCTCCGCCGCCGGCGCGACCACGCCGTTGGGCGCCGAGGCAGCCCAGCTTTTCAGCCTGTTCGTGAACAGCGGCCACGGTGCCCAGGATTTCTCGGGCATCATCCGCATGCTGGACGGCAAGTGA
- a CDS encoding MaoC family dehydratase, with protein sequence MSENAAKPFDPAGHRFGPTHWFEDLEIGQKFYINSRTQTEALFAAFQAASGDNHPIHYDREYCKARGHRELLAHGLQVAIQGAAGGGIFPHFIGDSLIGFLEQSSRFRKPVYCGDTLYPMLEVSGLEAGRTTGVVTLKLTIHNQDGALVCDGEHKYLVRKRSQ encoded by the coding sequence ATGAGCGAGAATGCCGCCAAGCCCTTCGATCCGGCCGGGCACCGGTTCGGCCCGACGCACTGGTTCGAGGACCTCGAGATCGGGCAGAAGTTCTATATCAACTCCCGCACCCAGACCGAGGCGCTGTTCGCCGCCTTCCAGGCTGCGAGCGGCGACAACCATCCGATCCACTACGACCGCGAGTACTGCAAGGCCCGCGGCCATCGCGAGCTGCTTGCGCACGGGCTGCAGGTTGCCATCCAGGGGGCAGCCGGCGGAGGCATCTTCCCGCATTTCATCGGCGACTCGCTGATCGGATTCCTGGAGCAGTCCTCGCGTTTCCGGAAGCCGGTCTATTGCGGCGACACGCTCTATCCGATGCTGGAGGTGAGCGGCCTCGAGGCCGGCCGCACGACGGGCGTCGTCACCCTGAAGCTCACCATCCACAACCAGGACGGCGCTCTGGTCTGCGACGGCGAACACAAGTACCTTGTGAGGAAACGATCGCAGTAG
- a CDS encoding ABC transporter substrate-binding protein, translating into MRRASWLAFAAVLALAEPAAAQEKFTFALNWFAVGDHAAYWVALDKGYYKAKGLDVTLENSKGSGDSIAKVDTGRADAGLADAAVVIASKARGTTIKTVGMVFDKTPLNIFSLKSHPLAKPKDLEGKTLGAPPGDSQRQMFPAFAKLNGVDASKVSWVNIEPAAKIAALAEKRVDGVGDYVTGLPLYEKASGKGSVVTMQWADFGFDLYSMSIIASEKTMKERPKALKDFLEASYMGWHDVMADPKAAMAIFKKRVPEIDVQLLTENMMIGLDLMKTKQYAEHGIGSIDDKRMCASVDLVNAYMGLPKKVDCKDVYTRDFYTKVDMPK; encoded by the coding sequence ATGAGACGTGCGTCGTGGCTGGCGTTTGCCGCCGTCCTTGCGCTCGCGGAGCCGGCCGCGGCGCAGGAGAAGTTCACCTTCGCGCTCAACTGGTTCGCCGTCGGCGACCATGCCGCCTACTGGGTCGCGCTCGACAAGGGCTACTACAAGGCCAAGGGGCTGGACGTGACGCTCGAGAACTCCAAGGGCTCGGGCGACTCGATCGCCAAGGTCGATACCGGCCGCGCCGATGCCGGCTTGGCGGACGCCGCGGTGGTGATCGCCTCGAAGGCCCGCGGCACGACCATCAAGACCGTCGGCATGGTGTTCGACAAGACGCCGCTCAACATCTTCAGCCTCAAGAGCCATCCCCTGGCCAAGCCCAAGGACCTCGAGGGCAAGACGCTGGGCGCTCCTCCGGGCGACAGTCAGCGCCAGATGTTCCCGGCCTTCGCCAAGCTGAACGGCGTCGACGCCAGCAAGGTCAGCTGGGTGAACATCGAGCCGGCGGCAAAGATCGCCGCGCTGGCGGAGAAGCGCGTGGATGGCGTCGGCGACTACGTCACCGGCCTGCCGCTCTACGAGAAGGCCTCCGGCAAGGGCAGCGTTGTCACGATGCAATGGGCCGACTTCGGCTTCGACCTCTACTCCATGTCGATCATCGCCAGCGAGAAGACGATGAAGGAGCGGCCCAAGGCGCTGAAGGACTTCCTCGAGGCCTCCTACATGGGCTGGCACGACGTCATGGCCGATCCCAAGGCCGCCATGGCGATCTTCAAGAAGCGCGTGCCCGAGATCGACGTCCAGCTCCTGACGGAGAACATGATGATCGGCCTCGACCTGATGAAGACCAAGCAATATGCCGAGCACGGCATCGGCTCGATCGACGATAAGCGCATGTGCGCGTCGGTCGATCTCGTGAACGCCTACATGGGCCTGCCCAAGAAGGTCGACTGCAAGGACGTCTACACCAGGGACTTCTACACCAAGGTGGACATGCCGAAGTAA
- a CDS encoding glutathione S-transferase N-terminal domain-containing protein translates to MITLYDLVFDRDVRPSPYCWRTKLALKHKGLAWRDEPMGFTEKQKIAFAQSQTVPVMHDGTEVAKDSWAIALHLDKAYPDKPLFPDDPARAHARFVNGWADAAIHSLIFPMVVGDMMEAVRPQDRDYVVESRGKRIGTKDFAGFQRKARETGVTAFRQALEPARRVLREQPFLSGRAPAYADYILFGSFLWPHTFARNLELLDRDDVIWSWRERMLDLFDGFGRKARTAAE, encoded by the coding sequence GTGATCACGCTCTACGACCTGGTCTTCGATCGCGATGTCAGGCCGAGCCCATACTGCTGGCGCACCAAGCTCGCGCTCAAGCACAAGGGACTCGCCTGGCGCGACGAGCCCATGGGCTTCACCGAGAAGCAGAAGATCGCCTTCGCGCAGTCCCAGACCGTGCCGGTGATGCACGACGGCACCGAGGTGGCGAAGGATAGCTGGGCGATCGCATTGCATCTCGACAAGGCCTATCCGGACAAGCCGCTGTTCCCCGACGATCCGGCCAGGGCGCATGCACGGTTCGTCAATGGCTGGGCAGATGCCGCCATCCATAGCCTGATCTTTCCCATGGTCGTGGGCGACATGATGGAGGCGGTGCGGCCGCAGGACAGGGACTACGTCGTCGAATCGCGCGGCAAGCGCATCGGCACCAAAGATTTCGCGGGCTTCCAGCGGAAGGCACGGGAGACGGGCGTGACCGCCTTTCGACAGGCGCTCGAGCCCGCCCGCCGAGTGCTGAGAGAGCAGCCGTTCCTGAGCGGCCGGGCACCCGCCTATGCCGACTACATCCTGTTCGGCAGCTTCCTCTGGCCGCACACTTTCGCCAGGAATCTCGAGCTTCTGGACAGGGACGACGTGATCTGGTCCTGGCGCGAGCGCATGCTCGACCTGTTCGATGGTTTCGGCCGCAAGGCCAGGACGGCAGCGGAATGA
- a CDS encoding putative quinol monooxygenase → MIGVIAKLTIKPGTNADFEATMKALQARVQADEPGNKLYALHKTDDANVYVMLERYADQAALDAHRAAPHFKELGRKLGDYLAGRPDVQVMQEV, encoded by the coding sequence ATGATCGGCGTCATCGCGAAACTCACCATCAAGCCGGGGACCAACGCCGACTTCGAGGCGACCATGAAAGCGCTGCAGGCCAGGGTCCAGGCCGACGAGCCGGGCAACAAGCTCTATGCCCTGCACAAGACCGACGACGCCAACGTCTATGTCATGTTGGAACGGTACGCGGACCAGGCGGCGCTGGACGCGCATCGCGCGGCGCCGCACTTCAAGGAACTGGGCCGCAAGCTCGGCGACTACCTCGCCGGCCGCCCCGACGTTCAGGTGATGCAGGAGGTCTGA
- a CDS encoding glutathione S-transferase family protein: MAVTDTFRLFGSELSPYSVKVRSYLRYKGMPHEWIPRSAANQAEFQKHAKLPLIPLVITPEGEGLQDSTPIIEHFEAKASGPSIVPDDPALAFLSALIEEYADEWTNKWMFHYRWSYPADCWATAERIALQMMGDQGPLAVAQARAAVAERMTGRLGFVGSNPVTRPLIEASFTRAVEILDRHLAARPYLLGGRPAMADFGLWGQFYEMATDPTPGAQMRTSAKHVMAWVERMVSPRAEGSFESWNALSNGLMPLLKQEVGVLFLPWSAANAAAIQKGEKSFEVKLAGAVWSQEPQKYHARSLAEIRRKYATAKGAAGLDKVLGEADCLRWLA, encoded by the coding sequence ATGGCTGTGACCGACACCTTCCGCCTGTTCGGCTCGGAGCTCTCGCCCTATTCGGTGAAGGTCCGCTCCTATCTGCGCTACAAGGGTATGCCGCACGAATGGATCCCGCGTTCGGCCGCCAACCAGGCCGAGTTCCAGAAGCACGCCAAGCTGCCGCTGATTCCGCTGGTGATCACGCCGGAGGGAGAAGGGCTGCAGGATTCGACTCCGATCATCGAGCATTTCGAGGCAAAGGCTTCGGGGCCGTCGATCGTCCCGGACGATCCGGCGTTGGCCTTCCTGTCGGCACTCATCGAGGAATATGCCGATGAGTGGACCAACAAGTGGATGTTCCACTATCGCTGGAGCTATCCGGCCGACTGCTGGGCGACGGCCGAGCGGATCGCGCTGCAGATGATGGGAGACCAGGGGCCTCTGGCCGTCGCGCAGGCGCGAGCTGCGGTTGCCGAGCGCATGACCGGCCGGTTGGGTTTCGTCGGATCCAATCCGGTGACGCGGCCGCTGATCGAGGCCTCGTTCACGCGGGCGGTGGAGATTCTCGACCGCCATCTCGCGGCACGGCCGTATCTCCTGGGCGGTCGTCCGGCGATGGCCGACTTCGGCCTCTGGGGTCAGTTCTACGAGATGGCGACCGACCCGACACCGGGCGCCCAGATGCGCACCTCAGCCAAGCATGTCATGGCCTGGGTCGAGCGCATGGTGTCGCCCAGGGCAGAGGGTTCCTTCGAGTCCTGGAACGCGCTGTCGAACGGATTGATGCCGCTTCTGAAGCAGGAGGTCGGCGTGCTGTTCCTGCCATGGTCGGCGGCGAATGCGGCGGCGATACAGAAGGGCGAGAAGAGCTTCGAGGTGAAACTCGCCGGCGCCGTCTGGTCCCAGGAGCCGCAGAAATACCATGCGCGGTCGCTGGCCGAGATCCGGCGCAAATATGCCACCGCCAAAGGCGCCGCCGGTCTCGACAAGGTCCTGGGCGAGGCCGATTGCCTGCGTTGGCTAGCCTAA